The Arvicola amphibius chromosome 11, mArvAmp1.2, whole genome shotgun sequence genomic interval TTCATTTTACTCAAATATAATTAAAACCGGCTGTTCAAATCTAAGAAATGTGTGCACATCAATGAGTTAGTACCTATACAAATACTGATGAAAGGTTTTTTTTGCAGCTTCAAGTTCCCCCGAAACTTCTCATTCTGAAATAAGAAAACCTGACATTTAAACTTATATGGCAGATAGGATATGACAAGTTGGCTCCTCCACAGGAATCTTGGTGCCTAGAAAAGCAAGCTGGAGAACCCCTCATTGCCAAAATAATCATGAGTGGGGAAAactcagtaaataaaatatatattagaacatcaaaaacaataaaaccaaagcTAAATTTTCAGACTAGGTAGGAAagggatgtaaaaaaaaaaatgtacttggcagaagaaagaaaaaagcttctACTTACTTCTTTGCCATCTTTTCTCCTGGACAATCTTATTTCACTTCAACAGACTCAGCTACAGAAGAACAAAAAGTTCCAAGTCTGATTCCCATGTCTCTCAACTGTCTAAATCAGGAAGGTCCCTACCTGTATTTCTCAAAGATCCTAAAATAAGAATATCCCAAATGACATCTTTACCCACATCACACCGTCCACATTGAAAATTGTTCTCCTGATCCACTGTCTTAGAATAGCAATTACTATCTGACTATTACTTAACCGACAAGCTAAGACACCCTGGCAACTTCTGATCTTATTTTCTTCACTTCCCACATTTAACTAGGAGAAAACTCTATTTAGCAATTCATTTAAACAGCTCCTACAAAGGTGCAAACAGCAGTCTGAATCACTCCAAAGCCAAGTTTCTAACTGTTCAGCACAGAAAGACTGGCACCAGCATCGCCTAGGGTGCTTGTCAGAAATGTAGCTAAAGCCCTTACCAAATACAAAAAGGGGTGACACTCCAATAAATACTTCTGAGTCTTATGGTTTAGAAACAACTACAGATCCTTATCTCAACAGAATTCACCACTGAGTGCTCAATGTTAGCTGAAGGAGTTTCCTCTGCTCCACATATGTAAGAAGTCATATGATATTTGAGTTCATACAAAGAAATGAATCAGTGCTGTGTTTTCATGAAGACAGAGTGTGTGCCTTAACATTAAATTTCCAACAAATATTTCCACAGTGGCTAATGTTATTTACTCTTGCTTATTTTCAATAGAAAGTGTACTGtgtatgaaaaaaattcatttcctaCCCTTCCCATTCCCTTTACATTTAAAATCAGGCCTCTCAATTGATGTTTAGTTCTGAAGAGAAAGCAACTCAAGCCTGTCTTACCTTGGGACCACATTCCAGACTTATACAAACATATGTAAACTCAGGAAGTCTCCCCAAGTCTCACAGAAAGTGTGCTAACAAGAGAAAATCAAATACTACAGATCGAATTCTAAAGGCCATACCCTTCTAATCTCTCACCCTAATGTCAAATTCTTGCTCTATTTTGTTAGAAATATGTTTCAGTTCTATAAATTATATACCATAgttacataacacacacacacaccacctttcTCATAAAACAAAGCATTAACACTTGAAAATATAGCAATATTTAAGAGCAGTAACTAGAAGGGCTGTGGATAAGAGGTAGATTAGATTTCTGTTTTTAAGCTTTTGATTTCTCTCAGAATAAAGTTCATAAACTATATAATACTCAGAGGTATAAAAGAATGCCATCCCATGCACTCCACCCATGAGAATAAATCCTCACACAAAAAAATTACTGGATTCGTACTTACCCTTCGcatggcttcctcctcctcttgacGCTTTTCATAATGTGCAAAGTCATCAAAGATTGAGGTGGTATGCTTGAAAGTAGCAATTATTTTAAGCACTTGCTTTGCTTTCTCTAGGGGTACTTCTTGAGTGTCCCTTGAATTGGTTACTGGTTTGTTGTCATTATTTTCTAAGCGAATATGTCGTAATTGGTTATTGGGAACATCTTTGACAAAGATCCATTTAACTTCAAATTTGCCCTTCCACTTATCCTGAGACCAGACACCAGCATATGCATTATAGTCCACAACAGACTTCATTTCAGCCACTCCACAAAAATGTCCACTGCCATTCACACTGAAGAGTAAATAGAGTGGGCCTTTCCCATTCAGGGAACGATAAGCTGCATCCAAACGCTTATTACCATGCTCAGTACTACACCAGATAGAGTACTTAATGGAACGATGTATATCATCCTCAGAATAGCTCTTAATTATAAACACACGTCCATTCTTCAGGTTCCAATCAAAGTCTTTGGGATTATAGTTGTTTATGGCCTTTAGTTTTTCCAGCACTGGATGCACCTCTACACTAGAAGGTGAAGCACTAACAGGTACAACACCTAATCCAAAGTTTTCATTGCCTGCTCCATTATTCTGGTTGAAGCCAGATCCCCTATTCCGAGGAGCTACCCAGCGATTCTGCAGTTGTGGCTGCTGAGACTGCACTTGGTGAGGCTGGGCCTGTGGCTGAGGTCCTTGTTGCTGCTGTGGTTGTGGTGGCTGAGGCTGCTGTTGAGGCAGTTGGCTTTGCACCAATGGTGGTGGTTGAATTAATGGCTGAGGCTGCTGGATTATAGTTTGAGGAGGCAGAACTGGTTGGGTTGGTGGAGCCTTTACCACTGACCCCTTTTCATCCCAAGTTCCAATATTCATGTTGTGTTTTataggaggtggtggcacagcaGAACCCCCAATGCCCACATTGCCCTTGGGTTTAAGTTTAGGTTGaggtttggcaggctttctggcAATAGCCGCCCAAGAAGTTGGTTTAGGTGCTGCACTGCTAACAGGGGGCACATTATTGGCTGCAATGCTAGTCATACCACTGCTGCTCAAGGCTGTACCTACAGTTTTTGTCACTGCAGCCGTCAGGTCACCACCAATTTTTAGTCCAGTCATGCCTTGCTCAATACTACTAATGCCAGGCACCTTACTCAAAGTATCATTGCCAAATCCGGCCTGTCCATCAGTAATAGCTCTCC includes:
- the Ythdf3 gene encoding YTH domain-containing family protein 3 isoform X1, whose amino-acid sequence is MFYLDLTLLHRAEETGEESFSVQNGSIHQKDAVNDDDFEPYLSSQTNQNNSYPPMSDPYMPSYYAPSIGFPYSLGEAAWSTAGDQPMPYLTTYGQMSNGEHHYIPDGVFSQPGALGNTPPFLGQHGFNFFPGNADFSTWGTSGSQGQSTQNSAYSSSYGYPPSSLGRAITDGQAGFGNDTLSKVPGISSIEQGMTGLKIGGDLTAAVTKTVGTALSSSGMTSIAANNVPPVSSAAPKPTSWAAIARKPAKPQPKLKPKGNVGIGGSAVPPPPIKHNMNIGTWDEKGSVVKAPPTQPVLPPQTIIQQPQPLIQPPPLVQSQLPQQQPQPPQPQQQQGPQPQAQPHQVQSQQPQLQNRWVAPRNRGSGFNQNNGAGNENFGLGVVPVSASPSSVEVHPVLEKLKAINNYNPKDFDWNLKNGRVFIIKSYSEDDIHRSIKYSIWCSTEHGNKRLDAAYRSLNGKGPLYLLFSVNGSGHFCGVAEMKSVVDYNAYAGVWSQDKWKGKFEVKWIFVKDVPNNQLRHIRLENNDNKPVTNSRDTQEVPLEKAKQVLKIIATFKHTTSIFDDFAHYEKRQEEEEAMRRERTRNKQ
- the Ythdf3 gene encoding YTH domain-containing family protein 3 isoform X2, which translates into the protein MSATSVDQRPKGQGNKVSVQNGSIHQKDAVNDDDFEPYLSSQTNQNNSYPPMSDPYMPSYYAPSIGFPYSLGEAAWSTAGDQPMPYLTTYGQMSNGEHHYIPDGVFSQPGALGNTPPFLGQHGFNFFPGNADFSTWGTSGSQGQSTQNSAYSSSYGYPPSSLGRAITDGQAGFGNDTLSKVPGISSIEQGMTGLKIGGDLTAAVTKTVGTALSSSGMTSIAANNVPPVSSAAPKPTSWAAIARKPAKPQPKLKPKGNVGIGGSAVPPPPIKHNMNIGTWDEKGSVVKAPPTQPVLPPQTIIQQPQPLIQPPPLVQSQLPQQQPQPPQPQQQQGPQPQAQPHQVQSQQPQLQNRWVAPRNRGSGFNQNNGAGNENFGLGVVPVSASPSSVEVHPVLEKLKAINNYNPKDFDWNLKNGRVFIIKSYSEDDIHRSIKYSIWCSTEHGNKRLDAAYRSLNGKGPLYLLFSVNGSGHFCGVAEMKSVVDYNAYAGVWSQDKWKGKFEVKWIFVKDVPNNQLRHIRLENNDNKPVTNSRDTQEVPLEKAKQVLKIIATFKHTTSIFDDFAHYEKRQEEEEAMRRERTRNKQ